Proteins found in one Amycolatopsis aidingensis genomic segment:
- a CDS encoding GNAT family N-acetyltransferase, protein MTERLERLEADGGLILRPWDADDVDAVLAAFTDEDLWRQSVEVVDTPDAAAAWLTARARHWESGSGYAWAITDRAGVVLGNAAVTAVDHRHGTGWVSYWTTRPARGKGVATAGCRAVSDWALRELGLFRLELGHRVNNPASCRVALRSGYRPEGVQREKLRYGGARYDVEIHARLATDRRRLSS, encoded by the coding sequence GTGACCGAACGACTGGAACGACTGGAGGCCGATGGCGGCCTGATTCTCCGACCGTGGGACGCCGATGACGTGGACGCCGTCCTCGCCGCGTTCACCGACGAGGACCTGTGGCGGCAGTCGGTCGAGGTGGTGGACACCCCGGACGCGGCGGCGGCCTGGCTGACCGCGCGCGCCCGGCACTGGGAGTCGGGCTCCGGCTACGCCTGGGCGATCACCGACCGGGCCGGGGTGGTCCTCGGCAATGCCGCGGTGACCGCGGTGGACCACCGGCACGGCACCGGCTGGGTGTCCTACTGGACCACCCGGCCCGCCCGCGGCAAGGGGGTGGCGACCGCGGGTTGCCGGGCGGTGAGCGACTGGGCGCTGCGCGAGCTCGGGCTGTTCCGGCTGGAGCTCGGCCACCGGGTGAACAACCCGGCTTCCTGCCGGGTCGCGCTGCGTTCCGGATACCGCCCGGAGGGTGTGCAACGCGAGAAGCTGCGCTACGGCGGGGCCCGCTACGACGTGGAGATCCACGCCCGGCTGGCGACCGACCGCAGGCGGCTCAGCTCGTGA
- a CDS encoding ASCH domain-containing protein, producing MLIPRRILDLIAAGQVTLAFRRWRRPSVRAGGTLRTAAGVLRIGAVQPVDPAAIRDEEARRAGYDSAAQLRSELDSRTEGQVYRIELSRSGPDPREALRDRVAEGAELTELLAALERLDRASRHGAWTGRVLREIAARPGARAAELADSTGRPLQAFKADVRKLKNLGLTESLEVGYRLSPRGAALLPPGTAAGDQLGGERTGDRWSARVTDPGQ from the coding sequence GTGCTCATTCCCCGGCGGATTCTCGACCTCATCGCGGCCGGGCAGGTGACCCTGGCCTTCCGGCGCTGGCGGCGGCCCTCGGTGCGGGCGGGTGGCACGCTGCGCACGGCGGCAGGCGTGCTGCGTATCGGCGCCGTGCAACCGGTGGATCCGGCCGCCATCCGGGACGAGGAGGCCAGGCGGGCGGGCTACGACTCGGCCGCGCAGCTGCGCTCGGAGCTGGATTCCCGCACCGAGGGGCAGGTGTACCGGATCGAGCTGAGCCGCTCCGGCCCCGACCCGCGGGAGGCGCTGCGGGACCGGGTGGCCGAGGGTGCCGAGCTGACCGAACTGCTGGCCGCGTTGGAACGGCTGGACCGGGCGAGCAGGCACGGGGCGTGGACCGGGCGGGTGCTGCGGGAGATCGCCGCGCGCCCTGGCGCCCGGGCCGCCGAGCTCGCGGACTCCACCGGCAGGCCGTTGCAGGCGTTCAAGGCCGACGTCCGCAAGCTGAAGAACCTCGGGCTCACCGAGAGCCTCGAGGTCGGCTACCGCCTCTCACCCCGCGGCGCCGCCCTCCTCCCGCCGGGAACTGCCGCGGGGGATCAGCTCGGCGGCGAGCGTACGGGTGACCGGTGGTCGGCCCGGGTCACCGATCCTGGCCAGTAG
- a CDS encoding alpha/beta fold hydrolase, translating to MRRIPFLTHWRGRLAALAAVVALLVAAGLVWAGGEEPSPVRTQEATVDVPAAPGSSEQVRLDTTMYTPETTPAPAILLAHGFGGSKDSVAGQATELAERGFVVLAYSARGFGRSTGRIALNDPDHEVADASRLLDYLAQRPEVSSDAAGDPRVGVTGGSYGGALALLLAGTDDRVDAIAPVITYNDLAQGLVPNAASSEPVAADTPAPGAFGPDGVFKESWAGILFAAGTGASAAGPGAAALEPGSELEEDEVAAADMRSAGPAPDGMPGQGQGSLADPCGRFTERVCAAYRDVAIDGRPSEQTVQLLHRVSPASVTGDITVPTLLVQGENDTLFGLDQADANARQITEAGGEVTMIWYSGGHDGGSPGSQLRGRIADWLDFQLTGAGQGPGAPFSYEVQGALRTDGAPSIRRVEAPAYPGLDGGSTERRQVRLGGEPQAIVRPPGGNPAAVSGIPGLNRLASSSSRLSSMFSMDPPGQAARFTSQPMDSQLLVTGGSTVRLRVSVPEGQAPRDPASGAVLFAKLYDVSPSGSRTLPANAVAPIRVPRLPADGSAAEVTVTLPGIVRPVESGHSLELVVGTTDRAYATPAEPAAYQVELAGAGTVAVPVVPGTTVTGGWPVGQLIGIGGVLAAAALATVVAAVRRRRSHRVDPELADTPLVIDGLTKAYPGGLTAVDKLSFRVERGQVLGLLGPNGAGKTTTLRMLMGLITPTSGEIKVFGHRVSPGAPVLSRIGSFVEGSGFLPHLSGADNLRLYWASTGRPAGKAHLDEALEIAGLGDAVHRKVRTYSQGMRQRLAIAQAMLGLPELLVLDEPTNGLDPPQIHQMREVLRRYAATGRTVVVSSHLLAEVEQTSTHVVVMHRGALVADGEVGEIVAAGGEATFRVDRPEQAADALRSVTGVSTVEIDGNLVHADLDGLPRAEAVAALVGAGVSVEQAGPRRRLEDAFLQLVGEGGPGE from the coding sequence GTGCGCCGAATCCCCTTCCTCACTCACTGGCGCGGCAGACTCGCCGCCCTGGCCGCGGTCGTCGCCCTGCTCGTCGCGGCCGGACTCGTCTGGGCAGGCGGTGAGGAGCCCTCGCCGGTACGGACCCAGGAAGCGACCGTGGACGTCCCCGCCGCTCCCGGTTCGAGCGAGCAGGTCCGGCTGGACACCACGATGTACACGCCGGAAACCACCCCGGCACCGGCGATCCTGCTCGCGCACGGGTTCGGCGGTAGCAAGGACAGCGTGGCCGGCCAGGCCACCGAACTCGCCGAGCGGGGCTTCGTGGTGCTGGCCTACTCGGCACGGGGGTTCGGGCGCAGCACCGGGCGGATCGCGCTGAACGACCCGGACCACGAGGTCGCCGACGCCAGCAGGCTGCTGGACTACCTGGCGCAACGGCCTGAGGTCAGCTCCGATGCCGCGGGCGACCCCCGGGTCGGGGTGACCGGCGGGTCCTACGGCGGCGCGCTGGCGCTGCTGCTCGCTGGCACCGACGACCGGGTGGACGCGATCGCCCCGGTGATCACCTACAACGACCTGGCGCAGGGGCTGGTCCCGAACGCCGCGAGCAGTGAGCCGGTGGCGGCCGATACCCCGGCGCCCGGCGCGTTCGGCCCGGACGGGGTGTTCAAGGAGTCCTGGGCCGGCATTCTCTTCGCCGCGGGCACCGGAGCCTCCGCGGCCGGCCCAGGTGCCGCGGCCCTGGAGCCCGGCAGCGAGCTGGAGGAGGACGAGGTCGCCGCGGCGGACATGCGTTCCGCGGGCCCGGCCCCCGATGGCATGCCGGGGCAGGGCCAGGGTTCCCTTGCCGATCCCTGCGGGCGGTTCACCGAGCGGGTGTGCGCCGCCTATCGCGATGTCGCCATCGACGGCAGGCCGAGCGAGCAGACGGTGCAGTTGCTGCACCGCGTCTCCCCCGCCTCGGTCACCGGGGACATCACCGTGCCGACCCTGCTGGTGCAGGGCGAGAACGACACGCTGTTCGGGCTGGACCAGGCCGACGCCAACGCCCGCCAGATCACCGAGGCCGGTGGCGAGGTCACCATGATCTGGTACTCCGGCGGGCACGACGGCGGCTCACCGGGCTCGCAGCTGCGCGGCCGGATCGCGGACTGGCTGGACTTCCAGCTCACCGGCGCGGGCCAGGGCCCTGGCGCGCCGTTCAGCTACGAGGTGCAGGGGGCGCTGCGCACCGATGGCGCACCCTCGATCCGCAGGGTGGAGGCACCGGCCTACCCGGGTCTCGATGGCGGCAGCACCGAGCGCAGGCAGGTGCGGCTCGGCGGTGAGCCGCAGGCCATCGTCCGCCCGCCGGGCGGGAACCCGGCCGCGGTGAGCGGGATTCCAGGGTTGAACCGGCTCGCCTCCAGCTCCTCGCGGCTGTCCAGCATGTTCAGCATGGACCCGCCCGGCCAGGCCGCCCGGTTCACCTCCCAGCCAATGGACTCGCAACTGCTGGTCACCGGCGGTTCGACGGTGCGGCTGCGGGTCTCGGTCCCGGAAGGGCAGGCGCCGCGGGACCCGGCCAGCGGTGCGGTGCTGTTCGCCAAGCTGTACGACGTCAGCCCCAGCGGCAGCCGGACGCTGCCCGCGAACGCGGTGGCACCGATCCGGGTTCCGCGACTGCCCGCCGACGGCAGCGCCGCGGAGGTCACCGTGACCCTGCCCGGGATCGTGCGCCCGGTCGAGTCCGGACACTCGCTGGAGCTGGTGGTCGGCACCACCGACCGGGCCTACGCGACCCCGGCCGAGCCGGCCGCCTACCAGGTGGAGCTGGCCGGCGCCGGGACGGTGGCGGTGCCGGTGGTCCCTGGCACCACGGTGACCGGCGGGTGGCCGGTGGGCCAGCTGATCGGCATCGGCGGGGTGCTCGCCGCCGCCGCGCTGGCGACCGTGGTGGCCGCGGTCCGCCGCAGGCGCTCGCATCGGGTGGACCCGGAGCTCGCGGACACCCCGCTGGTGATCGACGGCCTGACCAAGGCATACCCCGGCGGGCTGACCGCCGTGGACAAGCTGTCCTTCCGGGTGGAACGCGGGCAGGTGCTCGGCCTGCTCGGGCCGAACGGCGCGGGCAAGACCACCACCCTGCGGATGCTGATGGGGCTGATCACGCCGACCTCGGGTGAGATCAAGGTGTTCGGCCACCGGGTGTCGCCGGGGGCGCCGGTCCTGTCCCGTATCGGCAGCTTCGTCGAGGGTTCCGGCTTCCTCCCGCATCTTTCCGGCGCGGACAACCTGCGGCTGTACTGGGCCAGCACCGGGCGCCCCGCGGGCAAGGCACATCTCGACGAGGCGCTGGAGATCGCCGGGCTCGGCGATGCCGTGCACCGCAAGGTCCGCACCTACAGCCAGGGCATGCGGCAGCGGCTGGCCATCGCACAGGCCATGCTCGGACTGCCGGAGCTGCTGGTGCTGGACGAACCCACCAACGGGCTGGACCCGCCACAGATCCACCAGATGCGCGAGGTGCTGCGGCGGTACGCGGCCACCGGCCGCACGGTGGTGGTCTCCAGCCACCTGCTCGCCGAGGTGGAGCAGACCTCGACGCATGTGGTCGTGATGCACCGCGGCGCGCTGGTCGCCGACGGCGAAGTCGGGGAGATCGTGGCCGCGGGCGGCGAGGCGACCTTCCGGGTGGACCGGCCGGAGCAGGCCGCGGATGCGCTCAGGTCGGTCACCGGGGTGTCCACCGTGGAGATCGACGGCAACCTCGTGCACGCGGACCTGGACGGGCTACCACGTGCGGAGGCGGTGGCGGCACTGGTCGGCGCGGGTGTCTCGGTCGAGCAGGCCGGGCCCCGGCGCCGACTGGAGGACGCGTTCCTGCAACTGGTCGGAGAGGGTGGCCCCGGTGAGTGA
- a CDS encoding VOC family protein, which yields MALGFQVTFDAANPGKLAEFWALALGYQVQPPPEGFDSWEAFAESAGIPRERWGDYSAVVDPDGNGPRLFFHRVPEGKTAKNRVHLDVNASLPDLHTERGWQRVLEHVRTLTEAGASTIREVNEPGGRCMVMRDPEGNEFCVQ from the coding sequence ATGGCGCTTGGATTCCAGGTGACCTTTGACGCGGCGAACCCGGGGAAGCTGGCGGAGTTCTGGGCGCTGGCCCTGGGTTACCAGGTACAGCCGCCGCCGGAGGGCTTCGACTCCTGGGAGGCCTTCGCCGAGAGCGCAGGCATCCCGCGGGAGCGATGGGGAGACTACTCCGCGGTGGTCGATCCCGATGGCAACGGTCCCCGGCTGTTCTTCCACCGGGTTCCGGAGGGCAAGACCGCCAAGAACCGGGTGCACCTCGACGTCAACGCCAGCCTCCCGGACCTGCACACCGAGCGCGGCTGGCAGCGGGTGCTCGAGCACGTCCGCACCCTCACCGAGGCCGGGGCCAGCACGATCCGCGAGGTGAACGAACCGGGTGGCCGGTGCATGGTCATGCGTGACCCGGAGGGCAACGAGTTCTGCGTGCAGTGA
- a CDS encoding LacI family DNA-binding transcriptional regulator, producing MATISDVAAKAGVSTATVSRALNGKSTVDPQLVAKVRTAADELGYQPNGLARNLRRQETAVLALIISDVENPFFTAIARGVEDVAQTAGYSVVLCNSDEKPDKERRYLDVALQERVAGVVLCPAGTASGAEVLRQRGTPVVAVDRPLPGEPGDQVLVNTRLAAREATAHLLAAGYRRVGCVTGPAGIRTADERLAGYHDALREAGADPAAGPSRHAEYHRADGARAATLELLDLAEPPDALLIANSAMAIGVLEALAGRGLRPGRDIGVVAFDDPPWATLIDPPLSVVAQPTYQIGSNAAELLLARIGDPGRPPVTRTLAAELIPRGSSRREEGGAAG from the coding sequence GTGGCTACCATCAGCGATGTCGCGGCGAAGGCCGGCGTCTCCACCGCGACCGTGTCCCGGGCGCTGAACGGTAAGTCCACGGTCGATCCGCAACTCGTTGCCAAGGTCCGCACGGCGGCGGACGAGCTCGGCTACCAGCCCAACGGCCTGGCCAGGAACCTGCGCAGGCAGGAGACGGCCGTGCTCGCGCTGATCATCTCGGACGTGGAGAACCCGTTCTTCACCGCGATCGCCCGCGGGGTGGAGGACGTTGCGCAGACCGCGGGCTACTCGGTGGTGCTGTGCAACTCCGACGAGAAGCCGGACAAGGAACGGCGCTACCTGGACGTGGCGTTGCAGGAGCGGGTTGCCGGGGTGGTGCTCTGCCCGGCAGGCACCGCCAGCGGCGCGGAGGTGCTGCGCCAGCGGGGCACGCCGGTGGTGGCCGTGGACCGGCCGTTGCCAGGTGAGCCCGGTGACCAGGTACTGGTGAACACCCGGCTCGCGGCGCGGGAGGCCACCGCCCACCTGCTGGCCGCGGGCTACCGCCGGGTCGGCTGCGTGACCGGGCCTGCCGGCATCCGCACCGCCGACGAGCGGCTGGCCGGGTATCACGACGCCCTGCGCGAGGCGGGCGCGGATCCGGCCGCCGGACCCTCCCGGCACGCCGAGTACCACCGGGCCGACGGCGCGCGGGCGGCCACCCTGGAACTGCTCGACCTCGCCGAGCCGCCGGACGCCCTGCTGATCGCCAACAGCGCGATGGCGATCGGCGTGCTCGAGGCGCTGGCGGGCCGCGGGCTGCGGCCGGGAAGGGATATCGGGGTGGTCGCGTTCGACGACCCGCCATGGGCCACGCTGATCGACCCGCCGCTGTCCGTGGTCGCCCAGCCCACGTACCAGATCGGGTCGAACGCCGCGGAGCTGCTACTGGCCAGGATCGGTGACCCGGGCCGACCACCGGTCACCCGTACGCTCGCCGCCGAGCTGATCCCCCGCGGCAGTTCCCGGCGGGAGGAGGGCGGCGCCGCGGGGTGA
- a CDS encoding L-fucose/L-arabinose isomerase family protein: protein MARIGVISISDGRNHVHARNARFIQSKQDTLVRSLTASGHEVVTGDDLVATNTLATAVARHVARADVDLTIFYYAVWSFPHFTMLAADATRSPLILLASTDPTEPGLVGMLAAGGALDQIGRRHTRLWGAPDDPGLGAEIAVHARAAAAVAGLRGSTFGRFGGRPMGMNTAVANTDQWMRQFGIDVEEIDQYELVLRAERADAAEAKKAREWIEATAAGVHYDGNKLTPELLERQIRSYLAVREIIAERGLDFSGIKAQPELTEHFATMDVTEAFLNDPYDWNGPKEVHVTATEADMDGALTMRLLHLVSGDPVLFADVRHYHADLDIWDLCNSGQHATWYAARSADPAENLSKVNFYPEVFFFPAGGASVQHIAAPGRMTLARLTRNEGRYRLQLMLGEFESYDEATTQRLVRQSTPEWPHAFARLDVDGPVFLSRFGANHIHAVPGDRRGELRAVAGLLDIDLDEWSR, encoded by the coding sequence GTGGCCCGCATCGGCGTGATCAGCATTTCCGACGGACGCAACCACGTGCATGCTCGCAACGCCCGGTTCATTCAGTCCAAACAGGACACACTGGTGCGCTCGCTGACCGCCTCCGGCCACGAGGTGGTGACCGGGGACGACCTCGTCGCGACGAACACGCTGGCCACCGCGGTCGCCCGCCATGTCGCCCGCGCCGATGTGGACCTGACGATCTTCTACTATGCGGTCTGGAGCTTCCCGCATTTCACCATGCTGGCCGCGGACGCGACCCGCAGCCCGCTGATCCTGCTCGCCAGCACCGATCCCACCGAACCGGGGCTGGTCGGGATGCTTGCGGCCGGCGGGGCACTGGACCAGATCGGGCGGCGGCACACCCGGTTGTGGGGCGCGCCGGACGATCCAGGGCTGGGCGCGGAGATCGCGGTGCACGCGCGGGCCGCCGCGGCGGTGGCCGGGCTGCGCGGCTCCACCTTCGGCCGGTTCGGTGGCAGGCCGATGGGGATGAACACTGCGGTGGCCAACACCGACCAGTGGATGCGCCAGTTCGGGATCGACGTGGAGGAGATCGACCAGTACGAGCTCGTGCTGCGTGCCGAGCGAGCCGATGCCGCCGAGGCCAAGAAGGCGCGGGAGTGGATCGAGGCCACCGCGGCCGGGGTGCACTACGACGGCAACAAGCTGACCCCGGAGCTGCTGGAGCGGCAGATCCGGTCCTACCTGGCCGTCCGGGAGATCATCGCCGAGCGTGGCCTCGACTTCTCCGGGATCAAGGCGCAGCCGGAGCTGACCGAGCACTTCGCCACCATGGACGTGACCGAGGCCTTCCTGAACGATCCCTACGACTGGAACGGGCCCAAGGAGGTCCACGTCACCGCGACCGAGGCGGATATGGACGGCGCGCTCACCATGCGGCTGCTGCACCTGGTCTCCGGCGACCCGGTGCTGTTCGCCGACGTCCGGCACTACCACGCCGATCTGGACATCTGGGATCTGTGCAACTCCGGGCAGCATGCCACCTGGTACGCGGCGCGCAGCGCGGACCCCGCGGAGAACCTGTCCAAGGTCAACTTCTACCCGGAGGTGTTCTTCTTCCCCGCGGGTGGCGCCTCGGTGCAGCATATCGCCGCACCGGGCCGGATGACCCTGGCCAGGCTCACCCGCAACGAGGGGCGGTACCGGCTGCAGCTGATGCTCGGCGAGTTCGAGAGCTACGACGAGGCCACCACCCAGCGGCTCGTCCGGCAGTCCACCCCGGAATGGCCGCATGCCTTCGCCCGGCTGGATGTCGATGGCCCGGTTTTCCTCAGCCGGTTCGGGGCCAACCACATCCACGCCGTGCCCGGCGACCGGCGCGGGGAGCTGCGCGCGGTGGCCGGGCTGCTCGACATCGACCTGGACGAGTGGTCCAGATGA
- a CDS encoding MerR family transcriptional regulator has product MTLALENVLAKAGLRVDATEFLTLVEDAARRLSPPNPDPSHFFSPDQRAALTDVGLDLSPHQEGEPDYRARTVAAHAVLAESALTVAEAARTLGVDDSRIRHRLKDRRLTGWKDQGGWRLPSWQFTPSGVLPGLEVVLRELPEDVPALVVAAYMNTPQSDLVINDKPATPRQWLLAGGDPDPVAQLAATLGTPA; this is encoded by the coding sequence ATGACATTGGCGTTGGAGAATGTACTGGCCAAGGCGGGCCTCCGGGTCGACGCGACGGAGTTCCTGACACTGGTCGAGGACGCGGCCCGGCGGCTGTCCCCGCCGAACCCGGACCCCTCGCACTTCTTCTCCCCCGACCAGCGGGCCGCACTCACCGACGTCGGTCTCGACCTCTCGCCACACCAGGAAGGCGAGCCCGACTACCGGGCCCGCACGGTCGCGGCACATGCCGTGCTGGCCGAGTCGGCGCTGACCGTCGCAGAGGCCGCGCGCACACTCGGCGTGGATGACAGCCGGATCCGGCACCGCCTCAAGGACCGCAGGCTCACCGGCTGGAAGGACCAGGGCGGCTGGCGGCTGCCCTCCTGGCAGTTCACGCCCAGCGGCGTGCTGCCGGGACTGGAGGTCGTGCTGCGCGAACTACCCGAGGACGTGCCCGCGCTGGTGGTCGCGGCGTACATGAACACACCCCAGTCCGACCTGGTGATCAACGACAAGCCGGCGACACCCCGGCAATGGCTGCTGGCGGGCGGTGACCCCGACCCTGTGGCCCAGCTCGCAGCCACACTTGGCACCCCGGCCTAA
- a CDS encoding TerC family protein: protein MNVPLWLWLATIGGLLALIAVDLVLVDRKPHRVSTGEAARWVIFYISCAVVFGAAVWMLGGHDPGVEFFTGYITEYSLSVDNLFIFMVIMSSFKVPAIHQHRVLLIGILLALVMRGAFIAVGAALIAQFVWIFFVFGAVLVWTAVSMVRDKGGHDEYHENAVTKWVRKIFPVTEDYVGHRSTVKRDGKRWITPMFVVIVAIGSADLLFAVDSIPAIFGITQDAYLVFAANAFALMGLRQLYFLLGGLVTKLVYLSYGLAIILGFIGAKLFLHALHEYHVVPDWLEINNWLSLGVIVAVLTVTTVASLYKTRRDPDAAAGPNLMLDAEAPEERAARAQAEEAATAAER from the coding sequence ATGAACGTGCCCTTGTGGCTGTGGCTCGCGACCATTGGCGGGCTTCTCGCGCTGATCGCCGTCGACCTCGTGCTGGTCGACCGCAAGCCGCACCGGGTCTCCACCGGGGAGGCCGCCCGCTGGGTGATCTTCTACATCAGCTGCGCCGTGGTCTTCGGCGCCGCGGTGTGGATGCTCGGCGGGCACGATCCCGGCGTCGAGTTCTTCACCGGCTACATCACCGAGTACTCGCTGAGCGTGGACAACCTGTTCATCTTCATGGTGATCATGTCCTCGTTCAAGGTCCCCGCCATCCACCAGCACCGGGTACTGCTGATCGGCATCCTGCTCGCGCTGGTCATGCGCGGCGCCTTCATCGCGGTCGGCGCGGCGCTGATCGCCCAGTTCGTGTGGATCTTCTTCGTGTTCGGCGCCGTCCTGGTGTGGACGGCGGTCAGCATGGTGCGCGACAAGGGCGGGCACGACGAGTACCACGAGAACGCGGTCACCAAGTGGGTGCGCAAGATCTTCCCGGTCACCGAGGACTACGTCGGGCACAGGTCGACGGTGAAGCGGGACGGCAAGCGCTGGATCACCCCGATGTTCGTGGTGATCGTCGCGATCGGCAGCGCCGACCTGCTGTTCGCGGTGGACTCCATCCCGGCGATCTTCGGCATCACCCAGGACGCGTACCTGGTGTTCGCCGCGAACGCGTTCGCACTGATGGGGCTGCGCCAGCTGTACTTCCTGCTCGGCGGACTGGTGACCAAGCTGGTCTACCTCTCCTACGGGCTGGCGATCATCCTCGGCTTCATCGGCGCCAAGCTGTTCCTGCACGCCCTGCACGAGTACCACGTGGTGCCGGACTGGCTGGAGATCAACAACTGGCTCTCCCTCGGCGTCATCGTCGCCGTGCTGACCGTGACCACGGTCGCCAGCCTGTACAAGACGCGCAGGGACCCGGACGCGGCGGCCGGGCCGAACCTGATGCTCGACGCCGAGGCTCCGGAGGAGCGGGCCGCGCGGGCGCAGGCGGAGGAGGCGGCAACGGCCGCGGAACGGTAA
- a CDS encoding RES family NAD+ phosphorylase yields MARLPLPPARAVLVNELRRTEDVVAVHPATRLVRIFTAHGNHPQRWNTFRYTGPLPHGRFDPQPPRRGSAVTDPGNGVLYFGLSVRTSIAEVFQTTSTIDRKTRGPRLVVVRPARTLRLLDLSGLWPTRVGASQEISSGPKKITQAWARAIRAAFGDLDGLWYRSSMDGGDPAICLWDPPAGSALPLAPDVLLPLDHPGLDVPLGRVCQELNYVMLN; encoded by the coding sequence ATGGCAAGGCTGCCCCTGCCTCCCGCGCGTGCTGTCCTGGTCAACGAACTGCGCCGGACCGAGGACGTCGTCGCGGTGCACCCGGCGACCAGGCTGGTACGGATCTTCACCGCGCACGGCAACCACCCGCAACGGTGGAACACGTTCCGGTACACCGGTCCGCTGCCGCACGGCCGTTTCGACCCGCAGCCACCGCGACGCGGTTCGGCGGTGACCGACCCCGGTAACGGCGTGCTCTACTTCGGGCTGTCGGTGCGGACGAGTATCGCCGAGGTGTTCCAGACGACCTCCACCATCGACCGCAAGACCCGCGGTCCCCGGCTGGTCGTCGTCCGGCCCGCACGGACCCTGCGGCTGCTCGACCTTTCCGGCCTGTGGCCGACCAGGGTCGGGGCGTCCCAGGAGATCTCCAGCGGCCCGAAAAAGATCACCCAGGCATGGGCGCGGGCCATCCGTGCGGCCTTCGGCGACCTGGACGGCCTCTGGTACCGCTCCTCCATGGACGGCGGCGATCCGGCCATCTGCCTGTGGGACCCGCCGGCGGGCTCGGCCCTTCCGCTGGCCCCGGATGTGCTGCTCCCGCTGGACCACCCCGGCCTGGACGTGCCACTGGGCCGGGTCTGCCAGGAGCTGAACTACGTCATGCTGAACTAG
- a CDS encoding ABC transporter permease, with the protein MDHGVHTDPGALRELTVAAEHERTEVGQDGAVAGYRAGRTLRLSVELRRQLRRRRTQLVLGLVALLPFVLVAAFEIGEANPDRRSGGFVDLATASAPNFVVLTMMVSGTFLLPMIVALFFGDTIASESSWSSLKYLLAIPVPRHRVLRQKAIASALLSAAALALLPAVALLAGVIWYGAGEAISPTGDAVPFGDSVLAMVLAVVYIVIQLAWVAGLALLLSVSTDAPLGAVGGAVLVAIVSQILDQITALGDLRDFLPTHFSFAWMDLISTEVDWSDMATGALSSVSYGTVFLLLAARRFATKDITS; encoded by the coding sequence CTGGACCACGGAGTGCACACCGACCCCGGCGCGCTGCGGGAGCTCACCGTGGCGGCGGAACACGAGCGCACCGAGGTGGGCCAGGACGGCGCGGTGGCGGGCTACCGGGCGGGCCGCACCCTGCGGCTGAGCGTCGAGCTGCGCAGGCAGTTGCGCAGGCGGCGTACCCAGCTGGTGCTCGGCCTGGTGGCGCTGCTGCCGTTCGTGCTGGTGGCCGCGTTCGAGATCGGCGAGGCGAACCCGGACCGGCGTTCCGGCGGGTTCGTGGACCTGGCCACCGCGAGCGCGCCGAACTTCGTGGTGCTCACCATGATGGTGTCCGGCACCTTCCTGCTGCCGATGATCGTCGCGTTGTTCTTCGGCGACACCATCGCCAGTGAGTCCTCATGGTCGAGCCTGAAGTACCTGCTGGCGATCCCGGTTCCGCGGCATCGGGTACTGCGGCAGAAGGCGATCGCCTCGGCGCTGCTGTCCGCGGCGGCGCTCGCCCTGCTCCCTGCGGTGGCGCTGCTGGCGGGGGTGATCTGGTACGGCGCGGGCGAGGCGATCAGCCCGACCGGGGATGCCGTGCCCTTCGGCGACAGCGTGCTCGCGATGGTGCTGGCCGTGGTGTACATCGTGATCCAGCTGGCCTGGGTGGCGGGGCTCGCGCTGCTGCTGAGCGTGTCCACCGACGCCCCGCTCGGCGCGGTCGGCGGGGCGGTGCTGGTGGCGATCGTCTCGCAGATCCTCGACCAGATCACCGCACTCGGCGACCTGCGGGACTTCCTGCCAACGCATTTCTCCTTCGCCTGGATGGATCTCATCTCCACGGAGGTGGACTGGTCGGATATGGCCACCGGGGCGCTGTCCTCGGTGAGCTACGGGACGGTGTTCCTGCTGCTGGCCGCCCGCCGGTTCGCCACAAAGGACATCACGAGCTGA